The following proteins are encoded in a genomic region of Desulfovibrio sp. TomC:
- a CDS encoding bifunctional metallophosphatase/5'-nucleotidase — translation MLRFKAVGLFLGIWLLAATALAGGDYTLTILYTNDIHAHLAAFDEFGAFCDKAKDAAGKCQGGAARLATAVARERAKGGNSLLLDAGDQFQGTLFFTKYKGEASAFFMNRLGYDAMTLGNHEFDDGPATLANFIRSLKFPMLGANVDVTASPDLKGLVAPYIIREIGGKKVGIIGLGQPKTAQMSSPGPTVTFAAAAGPVKKALAELQAKGVRIIIVLSHLGLTGDKKLAATVPGIDIIVGGHSHVLLGNDFPEAVGPSPLVIDGPDGGKTRIVTAGYWGRYLGSLTAAFDADGHVATMTGNPIRLDAAMPEDPATLAEVDRFAKPLDAFRATVVGQTVNALGAAMCRQEECTAGDVLAESLLAGGRRFGATMALVNGGSIRAGIAPGPITLGDVLTASPFPNTLTVLTLTGADLKAALEHGVAHVGLTDGTGRFPQVAGLTYTYNPAAPAGSRIVAVETADASGHFTPLNPNADYRLAVSDFLFRGGDGYAMFGKNGRDVEADGMAVADLIATWLGQNNPLRLELDGRIAVAQ, via the coding sequence ATGTTGCGATTCAAGGCTGTTGGATTGTTTCTTGGAATATGGCTGCTGGCGGCAACCGCCCTGGCCGGCGGCGACTATACCCTGACCATCCTCTACACCAACGACATCCACGCCCACCTGGCCGCCTTCGATGAATTCGGGGCCTTTTGCGACAAGGCCAAGGACGCGGCCGGCAAATGCCAGGGGGGCGCGGCCCGACTGGCCACGGCCGTGGCCCGAGAGCGGGCCAAAGGCGGCAACAGCCTGCTGCTCGACGCCGGCGACCAGTTTCAGGGAACGCTTTTTTTCACCAAATACAAAGGCGAGGCCTCGGCTTTTTTCATGAACCGCCTGGGCTACGACGCCATGACCCTGGGCAATCACGAATTCGACGATGGCCCGGCCACTTTGGCGAATTTTATTCGGTCCCTCAAGTTCCCCATGCTCGGGGCCAATGTCGATGTTACGGCCTCGCCCGACCTCAAGGGCCTCGTCGCGCCGTATATCATTCGTGAAATCGGCGGAAAAAAAGTCGGCATCATCGGCCTGGGCCAGCCCAAAACCGCCCAGATGTCCAGCCCCGGCCCAACGGTCACCTTTGCCGCTGCGGCCGGGCCGGTCAAAAAAGCCCTGGCCGAACTCCAAGCCAAAGGCGTCCGCATCATCATCGTGCTGAGCCACCTGGGACTGACCGGCGACAAGAAACTCGCCGCCACGGTGCCCGGCATCGACATCATCGTTGGCGGCCACAGCCACGTGCTGCTCGGCAACGACTTCCCCGAAGCCGTCGGACCAAGCCCGCTGGTTATCGACGGCCCGGACGGCGGCAAAACCCGCATCGTCACCGCCGGCTACTGGGGCCGCTACCTCGGCAGCCTGACCGCCGCCTTCGACGCCGACGGCCACGTCGCCACCATGACCGGCAATCCCATCCGCCTCGACGCCGCCATGCCCGAAGATCCCGCCACCCTGGCCGAAGTGGACCGCTTCGCCAAACCCCTGGACGCCTTCCGGGCAACCGTCGTCGGCCAGACCGTCAACGCCCTGGGCGCAGCCATGTGCCGCCAGGAAGAATGCACTGCCGGCGACGTCCTGGCCGAATCCCTGCTGGCCGGCGGCCGCCGCTTCGGCGCAACCATGGCCCTGGTCAACGGCGGCAGCATCCGCGCCGGCATCGCCCCAGGCCCCATAACCCTCGGCGACGTGCTCACCGCCTCGCCCTTCCCCAATACCCTCACCGTCCTCACCCTGACCGGAGCCGACCTCAAAGCCGCCCTGGAACACGGCGTCGCCCACGTCGGCCTCACCGACGGCACCGGCCGCTTCCCGCAAGTCGCCGGCTTGACCTACACCTACAATCCCGCCGCGCCGGCCGGCAGCCGCATCGTCGCCGTCGAAACCGCCGACGCCTCCGGCCATTTCACCCCGCTCAACCCAAACGCCGACTACCGCCTGGCCGTCAGCGACTTCCTCTTTCGAGGCGGCGACGGCTATGCCATGTTCGGTAAAAACGGCCGCGACGTCGAAGCCGACGGCATGGCCGTGGCCGATCTCATAGCGACATGGCTCGGCCAGAATAATCCGTTGCGGTTGGAACTGGACGGGCGCATCGCCGTCGCGCAGTAG